A genomic segment from Aegilops tauschii subsp. strangulata cultivar AL8/78 chromosome 1, Aet v6.0, whole genome shotgun sequence encodes:
- the LOC109782881 gene encoding probable plastid-lipid-associated protein 3, chloroplastic has protein sequence MAPLFASCHASHASLLLLSPNPAAAARLRVGGLRVRRPRRLRLPVRTAVGGSPLDAEIPDPTVDDDEWGREPPASAPGNSRPGVTDEWGEPGVAEPEQPSGADTPTNDDEWGGEPTPTPPKAKEAPVTKEDEGREELKRCLVDTVYGSGLGLKASSEVRGEVVELVAQLEAANPTSAPVQAPELDGNWILLYTAYSELLPILLAGATPFTRVDKISQEIDSRSMTIINASTISTPFASFSFSATASFEVQTPSRIEVQFKEGSFQPPEISSSVNLPEQIAIFGQKFSLGTVKELLEPLQRAFASIAGSISGQPPLKVPIPGDNKAKSWLLTTYLDKDLRISKGDGGGVFILAKEGSPLLD, from the exons ATGGCTCCCCTCTTCGCCTCCTGCCACGCTTCCCACGCGTCCCTCCTACTCCTCTCCCccaaccccgccgccgccgcgcgtcTCCGCGTCGGTGGCCTCCGAGTCAGGCGGCcgcgccgcctccgcctccccgTACGCACCGCCGTAGGAGGCAGCCCACTCGACGCCGAGATCCCCGACCCTACAGTCGACGATGACGAGTGGGGCCGCGAGCCGCCCGCTTCCGCGCCGGGTAACTCGCGCCCTGGCGTCACCGATGAGTGGGGCGAGCCGGGGGTGGCCGAGCCTGAGCAGCCCTCCGGCGCCGACACCCCTACCAACGACGACGAGTGGGGCGGggagcccacgccgacgccgcCCAAGGCGAAGGAGGCTCCGGTTACGAAGGAGGACGAGGGGAGGGAGGAGCTGAAGCGGTGCTTGGTGGACACGGTGTACGGCTCCGGCCTGGGCCTCAAGGCGTCCTCCGAGGTCAGGGGGGAGGTCGTGGAGCTCGTGGCCCAGCTCGAGGCTGCCAATCCCACGTCCGCGCCCGTCCAGGCGCCAGAGCTCGACGGAAACTGGATACTCCT GTATACAGCATATTCTGAGCTTCTACCGATTCTGCTTGCCGGGGCAACACCATTCACCAGAGTTGATAAGATATCCCAAGAAATTGACTCGAGAAGCATGACGATAATTAATGCTTCAACTATTTCGACTCCATTTGCTTCGTTTTCATTCAGCGCAACTGCTTCTTTTGAAGTCCAAACTCCATCAAGGATAGAG GTCCAATTCAAAGAGGGGAGCTTCCAGCCTCCTGAGATATCATCATCGGTAAATCTACCTGAACAGATCGCCATATTCGGGCAGAAGTTCAGCCTGGGGACTGTTAAGGAGCTGCTGGAGCCTTTGCAGCGAGCATTTGCTAGCATTGCAGGGTCCATCTCTGGGCAGCCACCCCTCAAGGTACCGATTCCTGGGGACAACAAGGCCAAGTCATGGCTTTTGACAACCTACCTGGACAAAGACTTGAGGATTTCAAAAGGCGATGGAGGCGGCGTGTTTATTCTTGCCAAAGAGGGGAGCCCTTTACTAGATTAA